The following proteins come from a genomic window of Campylobacter concisus:
- the nuoI gene encoding NADH-quinone oxidoreductase subunit NuoI, which produces MSEKKYILIDEKLKPKSAFDKFKHFIAITFKPDLLIGLKVTIKQMLFSKSHTLKYPMQKMELNARYRGIHRLLKFVESENERCIGCGLCEKICVSNCISMKTSLGEDGRKKVASYTINLSRCVYCGFCADVCPELAIVCGQEYEVASENKILFGTKNEFLTDDKFLKDQTEFEGYGALPKNASSLVKKTPNALTNEDKAEVMDINLKGSSDV; this is translated from the coding sequence ATAAATTTAAGCACTTCATCGCTATCACATTTAAGCCTGATCTTTTGATCGGACTAAAAGTCACTATAAAGCAGATGCTCTTTAGCAAGTCACATACTTTAAAATACCCTATGCAAAAGATGGAGCTAAACGCCAGATATAGGGGAATTCATAGGCTTTTAAAATTTGTTGAAAGCGAAAATGAGCGCTGCATAGGCTGTGGGTTATGCGAGAAAATTTGCGTTAGCAACTGCATCTCGATGAAGACTTCGCTTGGCGAAGATGGCCGCAAAAAGGTCGCAAGCTACACGATAAATTTAAGCAGATGTGTGTATTGCGGTTTTTGCGCTGATGTCTGCCCTGAGCTTGCCATAGTTTGCGGGCAAGAGTACGAGGTCGCAAGTGAAAATAAAATCCTCTTTGGTACAAAAAATGAGTTTTTAACGGATGATAAATTTTTAAAAGATCAAACCGAGTTTGAGGGCTATGGCGCGCTACCTAAAAATGCTAGTAGCCTAGTGAAAAAGACGCCAAATGCGCTTACAAATGAAGATAAGGCAGAAGTGATGGATATAAATTTAAAAGGGTCAAGCGATGTATGA
- the nuoK gene encoding NADH-quinone oxidoreductase subunit NuoK: MIGLTHYLILASLVFVIGLVGIMRRRNLIMLFFSSEILLNSANIALAAISKYYFDLTGQIIAFFIVAIAASEVAVGLGLLVLWYKKTGSISLDSMTNMKG; the protein is encoded by the coding sequence ATGATAGGCCTTACTCACTATCTCATCCTAGCAAGCCTAGTCTTTGTCATAGGTCTTGTTGGCATAATGAGAAGAAGAAATTTGATAATGCTATTTTTCTCAAGCGAAATTTTACTAAACTCAGCAAACATCGCACTTGCAGCCATCTCGAAATACTACTTTGACCTAACTGGGCAGATTATCGCTTTTTTTATAGTAGCCATCGCCGCTAGCGAGGTCGCCGTGGGACTAGGTCTGCTCGTGCTTTGGTACAAAAAGACTGGCAGCATCAGTTTAGATTCGATGACAAATATGAAAGGCTAA
- a CDS encoding NADH-quinone oxidoreductase subunit J, producing MYESFAFYLFSALILVSFSFSVLCKNALNAVSALAAGMVFISAIFFLLGAEFLGVVQIVVYTGAVVVLYAFAMMFFDTSKECEPKSGKKAKIIVYLLSSFIALLLIFIFLAPIYSAKQEVVNSTLANLGNIEAVGILLFSKYLLAFEMCAIMLLVAMVAGIILIHKDLDAQSKFEEML from the coding sequence ATGTATGAGAGCTTTGCATTTTATCTTTTTAGTGCCCTTATATTAGTTAGTTTTTCTTTTAGCGTGCTTTGCAAAAACGCCCTAAATGCGGTCTCTGCGCTAGCTGCTGGCATGGTTTTTATATCAGCTATATTTTTCTTGCTTGGGGCTGAGTTTTTAGGTGTGGTACAAATCGTCGTCTATACAGGCGCGGTGGTCGTTTTATACGCATTTGCGATGATGTTTTTTGACACCAGCAAGGAGTGCGAGCCAAAAAGTGGCAAAAAAGCAAAGATCATCGTCTATCTTTTAAGCAGCTTCATAGCGCTTCTTTTGATATTTATCTTTTTAGCGCCGATCTATAGCGCTAAGCAAGAGGTGGTAAATTCTACTCTCGCTAACCTTGGCAACATCGAAGCGGTTGGAATTTTGCTCTTTAGCAAGTATCTGCTTGCCTTTGAGATGTGCGCTATCATGCTACTTGTGGCGATGGTGGCTGGCATCATCTTGATACACAAAGACCTAGACGCGCAAAGCAAATTTGAGGAGATGCTATGA